Proteins from one Micromonospora sp. M71_S20 genomic window:
- a CDS encoding phosphotransferase produces the protein MTPTSPPPVPYHATARRPEWATLPAALRTAIGERLGAPVVAARVAGAGFTRGFAAVLRTAAGGRAFVKAAATVEQPRLVDWYAREAAILDRLPDGLPAPRPRWTLYEAGWFALCLDAVDGHTPRLPWDPAELTATLTGYADVAAALADAPAGLRELGLPHLADLARDDILWWGEVAAGREPAPPLPAPIRDRLPDLVALESLLPAYAASATGLIHGDLRLDNVLIDGAGRAWFCDWTWLCQGPAWFDLVTLLLTAYADGLDADALFARHPASAGAPPDALDAALAALSGYFLTTAAATPGTASPHLPAHQRWSGEQSLGWLARRQGWT, from the coding sequence GTGACCCCGACGTCCCCGCCGCCCGTGCCGTACCACGCGACCGCCCGCCGGCCGGAGTGGGCGACGCTGCCGGCCGCGCTGCGTACCGCCATCGGTGAGCGGCTCGGCGCGCCCGTGGTCGCGGCCCGGGTCGCCGGCGCCGGCTTCACCCGCGGCTTCGCCGCCGTGCTCCGCACCGCCGCCGGGGGCCGGGCCTTCGTCAAGGCCGCCGCCACCGTCGAGCAACCGCGACTGGTCGACTGGTACGCCCGGGAGGCCGCGATCCTCGACCGGCTACCGGACGGGCTGCCGGCGCCCCGCCCCCGGTGGACGCTGTACGAGGCCGGCTGGTTCGCGCTCTGCCTGGACGCCGTCGACGGGCACACCCCCCGGCTGCCCTGGGACCCCGCCGAGCTGACCGCGACCCTGACCGGGTACGCCGACGTCGCCGCCGCGCTGGCCGACGCCCCGGCCGGGCTGCGCGAACTCGGGCTGCCCCACCTCGCCGACCTGGCCCGGGACGACATCCTCTGGTGGGGCGAGGTGGCCGCCGGCCGGGAGCCGGCACCGCCGCTGCCCGCGCCGATCCGGGACCGCCTGCCCGACCTGGTCGCGCTGGAGTCCCTTCTCCCGGCGTACGCCGCCAGCGCGACCGGTCTGATCCACGGCGACCTGCGGCTGGACAACGTGCTGATCGACGGGGCGGGGCGGGCCTGGTTCTGCGACTGGACGTGGCTCTGCCAGGGGCCGGCCTGGTTCGACCTGGTGACCCTGCTGCTCACCGCGTACGCCGACGGCCTGGACGCCGACGCGCTCTTCGCCCGGCACCCGGCATCGGCGGGCGCACCTCCCGACGCGCTGGACGCCGCCCTCGCCGCCCTGTCCGGCTACTTCCTCACCACCGCCGCCGCGACGCCCGGGACCGCGTCGCCGCACCTCCCGGCGCACCAGCGATGGAGCGGCGAGCAGTCACTCGGCTGGCTCGCCCGCCGGCAGGGCTGGACCTGA
- the rpsT gene encoding 30S ribosomal protein S20 has protein sequence MANIKSQIKRNRQNEKRRLRNKSVKSSLKTAVRKFNEAAEAGDVEKATILMRDASRKLDKAVSKGVIHSNQAANRKSAIAKRVVSLSA, from the coding sequence GTGGCGAACATCAAGTCCCAGATCAAGCGCAACCGGCAGAACGAGAAGCGCCGGCTGCGTAACAAGTCGGTCAAGTCGTCGCTGAAGACCGCCGTCCGGAAGTTCAACGAGGCTGCTGAGGCCGGTGACGTCGAGAAGGCCACCATCCTCATGCGTGACGCCTCGCGCAAGCTGGACAAGGCGGTCAGCAAGGGCGTGATCCACTCGAACCAGGCCGCGAACCGCAAGTCCGCGATCGCCAAGCGCGTGGTGTCGCTCTCCGCCTGA